CCTTGGAGCGCTGCAACGCGAGGCCGGGCGGCGCGCCGGGAATGCGCGGCTCGCGCCAGGTCTCGGGGTCGTGCCCCGAGACGTTCGCCTGCGGGTACTGCTGGCCGTAGGGCGGCTGGGCGCCACGAGGGTAGTCGGGCGCTTCGGGGCGCACCCTGCGGGTCGGGATGTCACCGTCACGCTGGTACGGCCGCGCCTGCGGCGGCACGCCCTGGTAACCGCCGGCCGGCCCGCCCTGAGCGGGGAAGCCCTGCGAAGGGCCGCCCTGGGCCGGGAATCCACCCGAGGGGCCGCCTTGGCCAGGGTGGCCACCCGAAGGGCCTTGGGCCGGGCGGCTACCGGAAGGCCCGCTCTGAGCAGGAGGGCCACTCTGCGGGCCGCCCTGCGCGGGGAAACCACCCGCCGAGGGGAAGCCGCCGGACGGACTCGGCGCACCCGGAGGGGCGTGCGGCGCGCTGTGGTTGCCCTGGTTACCCGGCCACGGGCGGCTCGAGGGTGGTTCGGGAGCGGCCTTGGTCGGCGCGTCCCACGGGTGCGCGGGCACGCCGCCCTCCTCGCGCATCTGCCGCAGCTCCTCGGGCGTCACACGCCTGGTCGGCCACGGGTCGCCCCCGGTCGTCGAGTGCTCGCCCGCCTGCCCCTGACCCGCGGGAGCGGGACCGCCCGAAGCGGGACCGGCCGCGCCATGGCCGCCCGTGGCGGGACCTCCAGGACCCTGACCACCGGTGCCGGGACCCGCCGTGCCCTGACCACCGGTGCCCTGCCCCCCTGTGGCGGGGCCTGCCTGGCCGTGGCCGCCGGTCGCTGGGGGCTGGTTGCCGAGCAGGGAGACGAACTCCTGGCTGCCGGGGGCGGCGGCGCCCGGCACGGGTGCGGCGCCGCCGTACGGCCCAGGGGCGGCCGGCTGCCCGAGCGGCGGGCGAGCGGGCGGGATCGCGGGCGTGGGGACGTCGGCGGGGTCGATGACGGGACGCGACCCAGGACGGTCCGGCCTGGGCACCGTGGAGATCTCGTCGGCCACCTTGGCGGGCCCCGGCAGCAGCCTCGCGGTCTGCTCGGCCAGGTCGGCCGCCTTGGGCCGCTTGGCGGGATTGCGCTGGAAGGCCGCCTTGAGCAGCGGCTGCAGCTCGCGCGGCGCCGCCGACACCTCGGCCTTGCCCGCGGTGATGTTATAGAAGATCATCTCCAGCGTGCCCTTGCCGAAGGGCGGCTGGCCGGTCGCGGCGTACAGCAGCGTGCCCGCCCACGCGTGGACGTCGACCTCGGGACCCGCCTCGTGCCCCTCGATGATCTCGGGGGCGAGGTAGCCGGGCGTGCCGATGAACATGCCGGTCTGGGTCAGCCTGGTCGCGTCGACCGCCTGCGCGATGCCGAAGTCGATCAGGACGGGGTCGCCGTCGAGGATCAGCACGTTGCCGGGCTTGAGGTCGCGGTGGATCACGCCGACGGAGTGGACGGCGGCCAGCGCCGAGGCCACCCCGTGTGCCACGCGGACCAGCGCGGGCAGCTCCAAGGGACCGTCCTGCTTGACGACCTCGTCGAGGGGACGGCCCGGCACGTAACGGGTGACGATGTAGGGACGGTGTCCCGTGACGTCGGCGTCCAGCACCTCGGCGATGTACTTGCTGCGCACTCGCCGCATCGTGTCGACCTCGCGCGAGAGCCGCCGCCTGGCGACGTCGTCGCCGGCGACCTCTGCTCGCAGGACCTTGACCGCCACCTGCCGCCCCTGCGGGTCGACAGCGAGGTGGACAACGCCCATGCCACCTTCACCGAGCCGCCTGAGCAGTCGGTAGGGGCCTAGTCGGTCATCGTTCATGGCATGCAGCACCATACTGGCTCAAACCCCGCCCACGAGATGAACCACGAGGTCACATTCCCACTGGTGTAACGTCCGAAGTGGCCCCATAGGTTTCCAATCAACAGTCTCGCATTGGTCTCAGTTCGCCAGATCGAGGACCTCCGCGGCCTTCAGTCCGGCCAGAGCGGCCCCCCGCAGGGCGAGCTTCGAGCGCCGCACGCCGCTGCCGATGACCACCTCGGGATGCGCCGCCACCCTGCTGTCGACGAGGATCGGCCAGTCGTCGGGCAGGCCGAGCGGAGTGATGCCGCCGTACTCCATGCCCGTGAGCGAGACCGCGTCGTCCATGGGGGCGAAGCTGATCTTGCGCGCGTCGAGCCGTCTCCTGATCACACCGTTGACGTCGGCCTTCGTCGTGGCGAGCACCATGCAGGCGGCATAGCGCACCTCGCCGCCGCGCCTGCCCGCCACCACCACGCAGTTGGCCGAGGCGTCGAGCGCCACGCCGTACCGCTCGCAGAAGGCGGCGGTGTCGGCCAGCTCGGGATCGATCTCGGCCACCCGCACCTCCTCCTCCATCTCACGTACGGCCCGCGCCACCGGTTCGGCGAGCAGGTCGATCCGGTCGAGAGCCGGAACCCATTGCACGTCCATGGGCAGGACCTTACGCCGAGGCTGTGACACGTCGATGCAGCTGGGTGACCGCGCTCCTGGCGGACTCCATGGCGCCCGCCTGCCAGGCGACCAGATGGGTGAGCCAGTCGCCCGCGAAGTACACCCTCCCTGACGGACGTTGCAGGAGAGTGAAGGACGAATCAAAGGCCGGCCAGCGCGCCCAGCCGCCCTGGAGATGGGGCTGGCGCTCCCAGGCGATCGAGACGCTCGACAGCAGCTCCGCGCGGTACTTCTCGCCGTGGATCTTCTTGCCCTGGGTGAGCGCGCGGCGCCTGCGGTCCTCGGGGGTGAGCGCGCCGTACAGCTCGGCGGACTCGCCCGAGTTGTAGTAGCCGACGAGCAGGCCGCGCTCGGAGTGGTAGCCGTAGGAGGGGTACCAGATGTGCGTGATGTCGAGGTCGGTCTCGGTGACGCCGCCGTAGATGCGGTCCTCCAGCTCCCACCAGCGCCTGCCGTACTCCAGGCCGATCTTGCCGGCGGCGACCGGGACCGGGGTGCGGAGCGCGGCGGTGACGGGGGCGCCCAGGTTGTGCGGGATCCTCGCCAGGACGTGCGGGGGCAGCGTGGCGACGCAGTAGTCGGCGGTGAGCTCGCCACCCTCCCAGGTGACGGTGACGCCCTGGTCCTGGTCGGTGATCCTGGTGACCTTCGCGCCGGTCCTGACGCGGTCGCGGCCGACGGCCTCGACCAGCCTCGTGACGATCGCGTCCATGCCGCCGACCGGCTGGAACATCGGGGTGGCCTGGTCGTAGCCGAAGTCGTTGATGATCGCGCGGCCGACTCCCGCGACGAGCACGTCGTGCAGGCTCGTGGGGCCGGTCAGCGCCGTCCCACCGTCCAGGCCCGGGTACTTCGTGAAACCGCGGCGCTCCGACCCCTCGTAGGTGAGCTTGGGCCCCAGGTCTCCGAACCTGCGCAGGAACTCCAGGAGGCGCTCCTGGTCGTCGCCCGTGAGCCTGCGGTCGAGCGCGCGGTGGTTGGTGGCCTTGGCCAGCAGCTCCGCGACGTAGCCGTACATGTCGGCGCGGGCGGTCTTGTTCCGGACCGTCCGGCCCTCGGTGTGCACGTAGGCGGAGGCGTTGGAGTTGACGAACGTCTCGATGGGGACACCGAGTTCGCGGCAGTAGTCCATCGTCACCATCCACGGCGCGATCCGGCCGGGACCCGCGTTGAAGTAGACGCCCTCGCCGAAGCGCACGTCCTGGGCGGCCCCGTTGAGCTCGGTGAGCCGGTCGCCGCCGCGCAGGGTGAGATTGCGCCCGCCGATTCTGTCGCTCGCCTCGAGGAGCGTGCAGTCGTAGCCCGCTTTGCCCAGCTCGTATGCGACGGTCAGGCCCGCGACGCCCGCGCCGAGGATGACGACCTTCGCGGCGCCCTTCCCCGTCAGCGTGAAATCGCCCGTCCGCGGTGGGGTGAACGCCTTGTCCTGCTCCGCGGGAGCCAGCCCCAGCGCGCCCATCGCCGCGTACATCGCGCCCGCGCCGCCCGCCGCGCCGATGCCGACCAGCAGTCCCCGCCTGGTCAGCGTGCCTCTGTCAGCCATAGGGCCCGCTGCCGCAGGCCACCTGCCCACCAATGGTCGCGAACAGGCCCATCAGCGCCATGATCTCGGTGAAGTCGTCCGTGGCGAACTCGATCTCCCGAGACCCCGTCTGCTTCACGCCCGGCACGAGCGCGCAGGCCGCCGCGATCGCCGTGGAGTTCCACTCCACACCCAGCGTGTACGGCCGGCTCGTCTCGTAGGGCGTGAACTCGCTCAACCTGCCGAGCGCCCGAGCCGCCGCCTCACGAATCGTCGCCTGCGCCACGGACGGCGGCAGCAACTCGGCGGAGAACTTGTCGATGCCCTTCTTGACCGCGACCGTCTCCACCTCGCCGAGCAGCTCGGCGGCCTCCTCGCCGACCGCCGCGTCCCCCGTGACGAGCGCGACCGGCACGCCGTGGAAGCCCGCGCAGGCCGCGACCAGCCGCGTCTCCCCGCAGGGCGCCCCGTTCAGGAAGACGTTCTGGATCTCCTTGCCCATCCACGTGTGGTTGAGCACGCCGTGCTGCACGCCCGCCCTCGCGTGGTAGCCGACGAACATCGCGGCGTCGAACGAGGCGTCGAGCCCCTGCGCCATGCGCTGCGACTTGCCGGGACCGCGGATCAGCGTGGCACGGGGGTCGAGCAGGTCGATCCTGAGGTTCTTGGTCGACCCGTGCGCGTCGTTGACCAGCACGCTGGTCGCCCCCGCGGCGAAGGCGCCCTCGATGGCCGCGTTGGCGTCGGCGGTCATGAGCTCGCAGCCGCGCTCGTAGCCCCGTTTGCCCGCGTGCATCTCCTCCGGGTCGGTCAACCCGGTCACGCCCTCCATGTCAACGGACAGGTAGACCTTCACCCCACGCCACCCCACGTCTCGACTCGCGTTGCCTGTGCCTCGTCCATGAACCCGACGTTCTCCGCCATGAACCGCTCCGCCCGCTCCCGCCATGGCTCGGGGATCTCCTCGATCGCCGGCCGGTAGCAGCGGTCGAGCCAGCTGGTGGACTCCTCGGTCGCCTTGAGGTACCCGGCCGCCCTGGCGAACGGCGTGCGCTCGATGCCGGGGACCCTCGCGCAGCCGTACTCGATCATCTCCTGCCCGCCGTACGGCGGAGGCTCCTGCCACTTGCGCGCCACGGGACGGTCCGCGGTGATCGGCGTGTCCATCGGACGCCGCTCGACCGCGGCCTGGATGAGCTCCTTGTACAGGCACTTCCCGCACGTGCGGCAGGGTCCCGAGGTGCCGCGCAGGCACCAGCGCACCTGGGCCTTCAGCGGAGAGTTCAGCGCGATCTTCATGGTCATCGCCTCGCTCACGCCGCCCACGGGCAGCACGATCCGCAGACCCGCCGCCGCGAACAGCCGCCCCCACATCCCGTGCGGCGCCCACATCGGGTTGTCGGGGGTGAAGCGGTGCAAATAACGGCCGCCGCCCAGCCAGCGCGAGCCGATCTCGTACCCGAGACCCACCCCGCCGAGACCCAGCCGGTCGGCGTGCAGCAGCGCCCCGACCATGACCGCGTGGTGCTCGGGATAGCCGGGACGCGGCTCGGCCAGCGTGAACTCCAGGTCGGACTCGACCGTGGTCACGTCGCGGCCGGTCCGCGCGGCCAGCTTGGCCAGGACGTCGGAGCGGTAGTGCGGCCAGCGGTTCGGCACCCTGCTGTGCGGGACCCGCCTGAAGTGCACGAACGGCGCCTCTGGGAAGACCGCCGCGGCGGCCACCGAGTCGGCGCCGCCGCTGTAGGAGATCGCCAGCGTGGGGCCCGGGGTGCGCGGCGGACCGCCCACGGGACCCGCCTCGACCCCCCAGCCGTCGTGCAGCGCGGCGGCGAGCTCGTGCGACACGGGACGGTCGAAGGTGATCCTTCTCCTGGTCCAGGGGGCGACGACCGTCCAGGCGGCGACGGCCCAGAGGTCGTTGTGCGCGTCGGAGGGGATGCCCCGGATCTCGCACGAGTTGACGGCCAGTTTGACGGGGTAGCCGTCGGACACGGTGCCGGTGATCTCGTCCTCGGGGTCGAGCCTGAAGGAGAGCTCGCCGCCCTTCCACGTCACGCGCACGACTGCTCCTCGGCGACCGTGGACCCGCTGGGCCGAGATCGGTTCGCGGCTCCGATCCCGCCGTCCCGCGGCTCGTCCGCGCCCCTGTGTCCGCCCGCCGGCGGTTCCTTCGCGGTTCTGAGTTCGTCGACGGCCTGCCAGAGCAGGACCTCGTTCTGCAGGATCCTGTCGAGCGCCTGGGCCGTCTCGAACGCCAGCCGGTGCGCCTCGGCGGCCTTCTCCTCCGCCGCCTTGGCCCCGGTCTGCGGAGCCTGCTGCTTGACCGCCCTGAGCCGCCTGACCTCCTCCTGCAGAGTGGTCACCTCACGGCGCAGCGTCTGGACCTCCCACAGCGCGTCCTTGATGTCCTGCCGGTGGTCGGCGACCGAGATGTAACGGGAGTCGAACCACGAACGGACGGCTTTCTTCAGCCGCGCCGGGACCAGGACGCGCATCATGAAACGCCACGATAGCGGCAAACCACCTCCCTCTAGAGCCGCTCTCCGAAGGCCATCTAGCTCTCCCCAGACCAGCTGACCTCGGCGACGACGAGTCGACCGCCCTGGCCCCGCTGGTGGCACGCAAACCGGTCGGAGCGATCTGCAACACATCGAAGGGCACCGGACACTAACCAAGGTGTCCGGCACCTTTCGGCAAGGAGACTCTGTGACACAGCGAGATCGCTTCGAGGCGGTCTATGACGCGTACTATCCGGCGATACATCAGTACGCCGCACGCCGTACCGACTCCCCCGAGGACACCGCCGACGTCATCTCCGAGACGTTCCTCACCGCCTGGCGGCGTATCGACCAGGTGCCCGCGGGCGAGCGGGCGCTGCTGTGGCTGTACGGCGTGGCCCGCCGCGTGCTGGCCAACCAGAAACGCGGTGCCTCACGCAGGGCCGTGCTCGCCGACCGGCTCCGCGACGAGCTGGCCGCCGACCGGCCGGGCACACCGGCCGACCTGGAGTATGTCCGCACGGCCTTCGACGAGCTACCCGAGAGAGACCGGGAGATCTTGGCACTGGCCTGCTGGGAGAGGCTGACCAGCGAGCAGATCGCCAAGGTTGTGGGATGTACGGCGATCGCCGCCCGAACCCGCCTGCACCGGGCACGCAAACGGCTGGCGGCAACGCTGGAGCGGCAGCCGTCCTCGACGATCGCGATGGGGGAAGCATGAATGACATCGACCACCTGGTAATGGCCATCGACCCCACGCCACACGCGCCGGATCAGGGCCCTGGCGCGCGTGAACTACGCGCGGCGATCATGGCGACCCCGCCTCCGCGCCGCCGGTTCTCCTGGCTCCCCAGAGGGGGAACCCGTGTACGAGGGCGTGCCCGCTGGCCCATATCGGCCTTGGCGGTCACCGCCCTGGCTGTGGCCGTCGCGATCGGCGTCGGCCTGGCGCCCGTCGGTCCGGCCACCCAGTACGCCAATGCGGCCGTCTCCATAAAGAAGGCCGACGACCATTTCAGCGTCACCATCACCGACCCCACCGCCGACCATCGGCGCTTCGAGGAGGCGTTTCGCGCGGTAGGGCTGAATGTCAGGGTCAAGGTCGTCCCAGTGGCGCCGAACGCAGTGGGCACGCTGCTCGGCCCGATCGTCCCTGAGGGCTTCACCCGGCACGGAAGCATAGGAGTGAAGGCCGTGACCCCGTGCGCTTCGGCCTTCTGCGGCAAGGTCTGGATGCCCGCGGACTTCCCCGGCCGGGTCGTCTTCGGGGTGGGCCGCCCCGCCGGACCGGGTGAACCCTACGTCGATGACCGTCCCTACGATCCCTCGGGGGAGGAGGCGCTGGACGGGTACACGGTCCACGGTAAGACGGTCTCGGCTGTGCGCGCCGAACTGCACCGGCGCGGATTGAAGGTCGGCCATCGCCTGCTGTGGAGCCGGCCTGACGGCGGTTCCTTCGACCAACCCGTTCCCGCGGACCGGATCAAGAACGACTGGATCGTCAACGGCTCCCGCGACCACAGCTCGGACACCGTAGACCTCTACGTCGTTCCCGGACCTGGGGCCGGCCCCATGCCCGATCCGCTGAAGGTCGCCACTCCCCAGTGGTACGACCTCACCGGCTGAGAACGGACCGGTAGACGGCAACTGGATCATCAACCTGACGCCGCCGTGAGCAGGTACGCCGTCCGCATCAGCGACTGCTGAGGGACGGCCACGAACTCGCGGAAGCTCTCATTGCGGTCCAAGGTGACTCCTCTCACCCATTACCGACGCCGACGAGCGGGTGAAAGGTTGGGTCGGGGCCGGCCAGCCCGCTGCGACGCGCTCCAGGGCGCCCCGACCCCTACGAATCTGGTACCTCACAGCGCCTCCCGATGCGGTGGCCCCGCCAGAAGGCCCCGCCTCCGCAGCTCAGGCAGGTCTCGAGAGAGCATGCGGCGGCCGCCCGGATAAGGTCGTGGTCATGGTCGATTGGGTGCGCCTCGAGCTCCATGTGGACACGTTCGACGAGGCGACCTTCGAGCCCTACCTCCACCGAGCGCAGGAATCAGGGATCACGTTCACGACCATGGCCGAGCTCGGCGACACACCCGCCCATCGGCGCGCCCTCTACGACCTCAACAGAACCTGCTCGGCCGACATCCCCGACAGGGGCGAGTTCTACACCTATGAGGAATACGTCGCCCAACGCATCGACGTGCCCGCCTTCACTCCCGAGGGCGTCGCGCTGGCACTCCTCGACGGAACGTGGATCGGCATGTCCGCGACCTCCCTCCACCCGGGCAAGGGCCACGCGTTCAGCGAGATGACCGGCGTACTCGCACCGCACCGCGGCCTGGGCCTGTCACTGGCGCTGAAACTGCTGGCGATCCGCTTCGTCAGGTCATCCGGTTACGAACGCCTCACCACCGTCCACCACCCCCGCAACGCCTCCGCGATCGCGATGAACCATCGCCTCGGCTTCGTCCCCCCACCCAACGACGCAGCCGACTAGGGCCCGGGTCTCCCATCATGACAACCAGAGGCGGCCGTGCTCAGGCCAAGATCTGTGGTGAATTAACCCGGTTACATACCGTTGATTGTCCAGGCAGACCGAGAGCCGTTTGTTGTCGGGCACGCAGATGTGCTTACCTGGAATAAGAAATCTTCTACTGGTGCCTAGGGGTGACCCGAACACCACATCCTAAGGCCGCCCCTGTGGGCGGCCTTAGCGCTATCGTGACCTCCGTGCAGCTCTGTTACCTCGACGAGTCCGGCGGCTGCGAATCCCCCGACATGAACATGACAGCCACACCAGCCATGGTGCTGTTGGGCCTGATCATCAACGGCGCGTCCGTTCCAGCGCTCACGAGAGATTTTCTGGCCCTGAAACGAAGACACTTTCCTGGCCGCTTCGCGAACGGCCACCCCGGGACTCCTGATCGCCGACGGCAGGGACCATCACACCAACCTTGGCGTCGCACATTCTATCTTTACTCAAAAGTGGAGGACTGGGGGCGATCCCTTCGCCCCTCTTAGCGAGGTGCCCCTGTTCGCAGCCAGCGACAATCACGCTGGCCTCCAAATCGCCGACCTTCTCGCCTCCACCCTGGTGTTTCCCATGGCAGCCTCTGCCTACTGTCCGCCCGCGACCGGGGGTCCGGGGGCCGGCAGGCCCCCGTCAAGGGGGTGTGGGGGAGCTGGGCTCCCCCACACAGGGGAGCCTGAGCCCCGAACGCGCGAAGCGCGCCACGGGCGAAGCCCATGCCGTTGAGGGGGCGAAGGCGAGACCCCATGCCGTTGAAGGGTGCTGTTGGGCCTAGCGGCCGGTGAACTTGGGTTTGGCCTTCTCCGTGAAGGCGTGCATGCCGATCTTGGCGTCGTCCGTGGCGAACAGGCCGGAGAACTGCAGGCGCTCGACCTCCAGCCCCGTGTCCAGGTCCACCTCGAGCCCCTGGTCGATCGCCTGCTTGGCGGCGCGCAGCGCGACCGTGGGGCCGCCGACGAAGGTGGCGGCCCAGGCCAGGGCTTCGGTGTAGACGTCGGTGTCGGGCACGACCCGATCGACCAGGCCGAGGCGAAGGGCCTCCTCGGCGGTGACGTGACGGCCGCTGAAGATGAGGTCCTTGGCACGGGCGGGGCCGATCAGGCGGGGCAGCCGCTGGGTGCCGCCCGCTCCGGGGATGATGCCGAGCTGGATCTCCGGCTGCCCGAGCTTGGCGCTCTCGCCCGCCACCCTGAAGTCCGCGCAGAGGGCCAGCTCGCAGCCGCCGCCCAGCGCGTAGCCGGTGATCGCGGCGATGACCGGCTTGCCGACGCGGGCCAGCGCGGTGAAGCAGTCCTGAAGGGTTCGGGAGTGGGCGGCCATGTCCGCGTAGGACATGTCGGCCATTTCCTTGATGTCGGCGCCCGCGGCGAAGACCCGCTCCCCGCCGTACACGACGACCGCGTGAACGCCCTGGTCGGCGTCCACGGCCCGCGCGCACTCGGCGATCTCGCGCTGGACCTGCCCGTTGAGGGCGTTCATCTTCGGACGATCGAGCCTGATCGTGGCGATCTGGTCGGACACCTCGACGCGTGCAAACTCACCCATGAGGTGACCTTATCCGGCCAAGAGGGCGAGAACCGAGGTCCGAAACGGCGAGAATGTGGGGCCACACGGGAAGGCGGACGCGATGGACGCTCAGGCGTTGAAGCTGGCGCAGCTGGTCGCGGTGGTGGCCAGCGCGGGGTTCTCCTTCGGCGGCT
This window of the Nonomuraea africana genome carries:
- a CDS encoding serine/threonine-protein kinase — protein: MVLHAMNDDRLGPYRLLRRLGEGGMGVVHLAVDPQGRQVAVKVLRAEVAGDDVARRRLSREVDTMRRVRSKYIAEVLDADVTGHRPYIVTRYVPGRPLDEVVKQDGPLELPALVRVAHGVASALAAVHSVGVIHRDLKPGNVLILDGDPVLIDFGIAQAVDATRLTQTGMFIGTPGYLAPEIIEGHEAGPEVDVHAWAGTLLYAATGQPPFGKGTLEMIFYNITAGKAEVSAAPRELQPLLKAAFQRNPAKRPKAADLAEQTARLLPGPAKVADEISTVPRPDRPGSRPVIDPADVPTPAIPPARPPLGQPAAPGPYGGAAPVPGAAAPGSQEFVSLLGNQPPATGGHGQAGPATGGQGTGGQGTAGPGTGGQGPGGPATGGHGAAGPASGGPAPAGQGQAGEHSTTGGDPWPTRRVTPEELRQMREEGGVPAHPWDAPTKAAPEPPSSRPWPGNQGNHSAPHAPPGAPSPSGGFPSAGGFPAQGGPQSGPPAQSGPSGSRPAQGPSGGHPGQGGPSGGFPAQGGPSQGFPAQGGPAGGYQGVPPQARPYQRDGDIPTRRVRPEAPDYPRGAQPPYGQQYPQANVSGHDPETWREPRIPGAPPGLALQRSKAYGVAGAMLLVIMIVLAVLAPLVVSAVAIPFAVLLRAADLAQPQLNARRSTGSAAADVVRVFAQPAALLKSIGITAALVPYALILGLPVTLLLTVLVHSMPLANALAWGGAVALWTVCAGPGVEAPGRQMRRTLASLVPSRTVAMVTAGVLAVGAALSLVLAFGTVPELGRKSVWAPVEVSWLTDQLMELRGKAGQGGG
- a CDS encoding YbaK/EbsC family protein, yielding MDVQWVPALDRIDLLAEPVARAVREMEEEVRVAEIDPELADTAAFCERYGVALDASANCVVVAGRRGGEVRYAACMVLATTKADVNGVIRRRLDARKISFAPMDDAVSLTGMEYGGITPLGLPDDWPILVDSRVAAHPEVVIGSGVRRSKLALRGAALAGLKAAEVLDLAN
- a CDS encoding flavin monoamine oxidase family protein, with the translated sequence MADRGTLTRRGLLVGIGAAGGAGAMYAAMGALGLAPAEQDKAFTPPRTGDFTLTGKGAAKVVILGAGVAGLTVAYELGKAGYDCTLLEASDRIGGRNLTLRGGDRLTELNGAAQDVRFGEGVYFNAGPGRIAPWMVTMDYCRELGVPIETFVNSNASAYVHTEGRTVRNKTARADMYGYVAELLAKATNHRALDRRLTGDDQERLLEFLRRFGDLGPKLTYEGSERRGFTKYPGLDGGTALTGPTSLHDVLVAGVGRAIINDFGYDQATPMFQPVGGMDAIVTRLVEAVGRDRVRTGAKVTRITDQDQGVTVTWEGGELTADYCVATLPPHVLARIPHNLGAPVTAALRTPVPVAAGKIGLEYGRRWWELEDRIYGGVTETDLDITHIWYPSYGYHSERGLLVGYYNSGESAELYGALTPEDRRRRALTQGKKIHGEKYRAELLSSVSIAWERQPHLQGGWARWPAFDSSFTLLQRPSGRVYFAGDWLTHLVAWQAGAMESARSAVTQLHRRVTASA
- a CDS encoding M55 family metallopeptidase, whose translation is MKVYLSVDMEGVTGLTDPEEMHAGKRGYERGCELMTADANAAIEGAFAAGATSVLVNDAHGSTKNLRIDLLDPRATLIRGPGKSQRMAQGLDASFDAAMFVGYHARAGVQHGVLNHTWMGKEIQNVFLNGAPCGETRLVAACAGFHGVPVALVTGDAAVGEEAAELLGEVETVAVKKGIDKFSAELLPPSVAQATIREAAARALGRLSEFTPYETSRPYTLGVEWNSTAIAAACALVPGVKQTGSREIEFATDDFTEIMALMGLFATIGGQVACGSGPYG
- a CDS encoding DUF6395 domain-containing protein encodes the protein MRVTWKGGELSFRLDPEDEITGTVSDGYPVKLAVNSCEIRGIPSDAHNDLWAVAAWTVVAPWTRRRITFDRPVSHELAAALHDGWGVEAGPVGGPPRTPGPTLAISYSGGADSVAAAAVFPEAPFVHFRRVPHSRVPNRWPHYRSDVLAKLAARTGRDVTTVESDLEFTLAEPRPGYPEHHAVMVGALLHADRLGLGGVGLGYEIGSRWLGGGRYLHRFTPDNPMWAPHGMWGRLFAAAGLRIVLPVGGVSEAMTMKIALNSPLKAQVRWCLRGTSGPCRTCGKCLYKELIQAAVERRPMDTPITADRPVARKWQEPPPYGGQEMIEYGCARVPGIERTPFARAAGYLKATEESTSWLDRCYRPAIEEIPEPWRERAERFMAENVGFMDEAQATRVETWGGVG
- a CDS encoding RNA polymerase sigma factor — protein: MSGTFRQGDSVTQRDRFEAVYDAYYPAIHQYAARRTDSPEDTADVISETFLTAWRRIDQVPAGERALLWLYGVARRVLANQKRGASRRAVLADRLRDELAADRPGTPADLEYVRTAFDELPERDREILALACWERLTSEQIAKVVGCTAIAARTRLHRARKRLAATLERQPSSTIAMGEA
- a CDS encoding GNAT family N-acetyltransferase — its product is MVDWVRLELHVDTFDEATFEPYLHRAQESGITFTTMAELGDTPAHRRALYDLNRTCSADIPDRGEFYTYEEYVAQRIDVPAFTPEGVALALLDGTWIGMSATSLHPGKGHAFSEMTGVLAPHRGLGLSLALKLLAIRFVRSSGYERLTTVHHPRNASAIAMNHRLGFVPPPNDAAD
- a CDS encoding DUF3800 domain-containing protein, producing MFTQKWRTGGDPFAPLSEVPLFAASDNHAGLQIADLLASTLVFPMAASAYCPPATGGPGAGRPPSRGCGGAGLPHTGEPEPRTREARHGRSPCR
- a CDS encoding enoyl-CoA hydratase/isomerase family protein; the encoded protein is MGEFARVEVSDQIATIRLDRPKMNALNGQVQREIAECARAVDADQGVHAVVVYGGERVFAAGADIKEMADMSYADMAAHSRTLQDCFTALARVGKPVIAAITGYALGGGCELALCADFRVAGESAKLGQPEIQLGIIPGAGGTQRLPRLIGPARAKDLIFSGRHVTAEEALRLGLVDRVVPDTDVYTEALAWAATFVGGPTVALRAAKQAIDQGLEVDLDTGLEVERLQFSGLFATDDAKIGMHAFTEKAKPKFTGR